One window from the genome of Salvia miltiorrhiza cultivar Shanhuang (shh) chromosome 7, IMPLAD_Smil_shh, whole genome shotgun sequence encodes:
- the LOC130993678 gene encoding cyclin-D1-1 isoform X1 has protein sequence MSLSCSDCFSDLLCGEDSNIIFAAGVDDLPEYLSDIDSGPPDVEESIAGLLEDERDLAGINSPLSHQSIDESTRAESVAWILKVQRYYGFQPLTAYLSVNYFDRFLYSHHLPKMNGWPLQLLSVACMSLAAKMEEPLVPSLLDLQVESAKFIFEPKNIQRMELLVLRVLDWRLRSISPFCYLSFFAVKIDPTATYTGFLVSRAKEIILSTMQESSFLEYRPSCVAAAAILCAANDLPKFSLISAQHAESWSDGLDKVRKIRERKLIVQSDLKKKKKTEKVFLQESITRCQQLIQKLAGKKKARKQPKVLPQLRVMTTSSDTSSSASSSSSSTSSPYKRRRLNNKAWVGDDKGSSD, from the exons ATGTCACTGTCGTGCTCCGACTGCTTCTCCGACCTTCTCTGCGGCGAGGACTCCAATATCATCTTCGCCGCCGGCGTAGATGACTTGCCGGAATATTTATCAGACATCGACTCCGGCCCGCCGGACGTCGAGGAATCCATCGCCGGACTTTTAGAAGACGAGAGAGATCTCGCCGGGATTAATTCGCCTCTTTCTCATCAATCCATCGATGAATCTACAAGGGCGGAATCCGTTGCATGGATTCTCAAG GTACAACGGTATTACGGTTTCCAGCCATTAACGGCGTATCTCTCCGTCAACTATTTCGATCGTTTTCTTTACTCCCATCATTTGCCG AAAATGAACGGGTGGCCGTTGCAACTGTTGTCCGTTGCGTGTATGTCATTAGCTGCTAAGATGGAGGAACCTCTTGTTCCTTCTCTTTTGGATCTTCAG GTTGAAAGTGCCAAATTCATTTTTGAACCGAAAAATATCCAAAGAATGGAGCTTCTGGTGCTAAGAGTTTTGGACTGGAGACTTCGATCAATTTCTCCATTTTGCTATTTAAGCTTTTTTGCTGTCAAAATTGACCCGACTGCGACATATACCGGCTTCCTTGTATCAAGGGCAAAAGAAATTATCCTCTCAACAATGCAAG AGAGCAGCTTCCTTGAGTATCGGCCATCATGCGTTGCTGCTGCTGCCATACTCTGCGCAGCAAACGATCTACCAAAATTCTCTTTGATCAGCGCTCAGCATGCCGAATCATGGAGTGATGGACTCGACAAAGTAAGAAAAATTAGAGAAAGAAAGTTGATCGTACAaagtgatttaaaaaaaaaaaaaaaaactgaaaaagtgTTTTTGCAGGAAAGCATCACGAGATGCCAGCAATTGATTCAAAAACTGGCGGGAAAGAAGAAGGCGAGGAAGCAACCAAAGGTGCTACCGCAGCTGCGGGTGATGACGACGTCGAGCGACACGTCGTCATCagcgtcgtcgtcgtcgtcgtccacGTCGTCACCGTATAAAAGGAGGAGATTGAATAACAAGGCGTGGGTGGGTGATGACAAGGGGAGCTCTGATTAA
- the LOC130993678 gene encoding cyclin-D1-1 isoform X2, giving the protein MSLSCSDCFSDLLCGEDSNIIFAAGVDDLPEYLSDIDSGPPDVEESIAGLLEDERDLAGINSPLSHQSIDESTRAESVAWILKVQRYYGFQPLTAYLSVNYFDRFLYSHHLPKMNGWPLQLLSVACMSLAAKMEEPLVPSLLDLQVESAKFIFEPKNIQRMELLVLRVLDWRLRSISPFCYLSFFAVKIDPTATYTGFLVSRAKEIILSTMQESSFLEYRPSCVAAAAILCAANDLPKFSLISAQHAESWSDGLDKESITRCQQLIQKLAGKKKARKQPKVLPQLRVMTTSSDTSSSASSSSSSTSSPYKRRRLNNKAWVGDDKGSSD; this is encoded by the exons ATGTCACTGTCGTGCTCCGACTGCTTCTCCGACCTTCTCTGCGGCGAGGACTCCAATATCATCTTCGCCGCCGGCGTAGATGACTTGCCGGAATATTTATCAGACATCGACTCCGGCCCGCCGGACGTCGAGGAATCCATCGCCGGACTTTTAGAAGACGAGAGAGATCTCGCCGGGATTAATTCGCCTCTTTCTCATCAATCCATCGATGAATCTACAAGGGCGGAATCCGTTGCATGGATTCTCAAG GTACAACGGTATTACGGTTTCCAGCCATTAACGGCGTATCTCTCCGTCAACTATTTCGATCGTTTTCTTTACTCCCATCATTTGCCG AAAATGAACGGGTGGCCGTTGCAACTGTTGTCCGTTGCGTGTATGTCATTAGCTGCTAAGATGGAGGAACCTCTTGTTCCTTCTCTTTTGGATCTTCAG GTTGAAAGTGCCAAATTCATTTTTGAACCGAAAAATATCCAAAGAATGGAGCTTCTGGTGCTAAGAGTTTTGGACTGGAGACTTCGATCAATTTCTCCATTTTGCTATTTAAGCTTTTTTGCTGTCAAAATTGACCCGACTGCGACATATACCGGCTTCCTTGTATCAAGGGCAAAAGAAATTATCCTCTCAACAATGCAAG AGAGCAGCTTCCTTGAGTATCGGCCATCATGCGTTGCTGCTGCTGCCATACTCTGCGCAGCAAACGATCTACCAAAATTCTCTTTGATCAGCGCTCAGCATGCCGAATCATGGAGTGATGGACTCGACAAA GAAAGCATCACGAGATGCCAGCAATTGATTCAAAAACTGGCGGGAAAGAAGAAGGCGAGGAAGCAACCAAAGGTGCTACCGCAGCTGCGGGTGATGACGACGTCGAGCGACACGTCGTCATCagcgtcgtcgtcgtcgtcgtccacGTCGTCACCGTATAAAAGGAGGAGATTGAATAACAAGGCGTGGGTGGGTGATGACAAGGGGAGCTCTGATTAA